Proteins encoded within one genomic window of Triticum aestivum cultivar Chinese Spring chromosome 2D, IWGSC CS RefSeq v2.1, whole genome shotgun sequence:
- the LOC123052059 gene encoding uncharacterized protein translates to MAAPFLLVLLLVVSGGAAAGGEDEAGLPPLELRAIDDPGRGRASVAAEEPVLIADISTHDDDPGQVPRAEFRGIDDSGRAHASFAPEEPVFMAADVTADDDEAGEEARLEFRGIDDSGRGHASDAPEERAFTDVISTGGACGRFARLVAETGNAGQLFRERVAGAGGLTVFCPEDKALAEFEPKFRGLGADDRLAVLLYHGAATTYSRKLFQAFDWVSVNSLATDAATNKSHAITLRDDGDTVWLWPSCGRRAWVRVTKTVSEEAPLAVYVVDAVLLPSHLRQKLDGGDGPAAACEPSGGYLGWLHSCIPAWAMIPIAVVSIVGFHLAFLLQDALNRKNKKANLSA, encoded by the coding sequence ATGGCCGCACCTTTTCTGCTCGTTCTTCTGCTCGTCGTCTCTGGGGGTGCTGCAGCGGGCGGCGAGGACGAGGCGGGGCTGCCCCCGCTCGAGCTCCGAGCCATCGACGACCCAGGCCGTGGGCGAGCGTCCGTCGCGGCGGAGGAGCCGGTGCTCATCGCCGATATCTCCACGCACGACGACGACCCGGGCCAAGTGCCCCGGGCTGAGTTCCGAGGCATCGACGACTCCGGCCGTGCGCACGCGTCCTTCGCGCCGGAGGAGCCGGTGTTCATGGCCGCCGATGTCAccgcggacgacgacgaggccggcgaAGAGGCCCGGCTCGAGTTCCGAGGCATCGACGACTCGGGCCGTGGGCACGCGTCCGACGCGCCGGAGGAGCGGGCGTTCACGGACGTTATCTCCACGGGCGGCGCCTGCGGCCGCTTCGCCCGCCTCGTCGCCGAGACGGGGAACGCGGGCCAGCTCTTCCGGGAGCGCGTCGCGGGCGCCGGCGGTCTCACGGTGTTCTGCCCCGAAGACAAGGCCCTCGCCGAGTTCGAGCCCAAGTTCCGAGGCCTCGGCGCCGACGACCGGCTCGCCGTCCTGCTGTACCACGGCGCGGCGACCACCTACAGCAGGAAGCTGTTCCAGGCATTCGACTGGGTGTCGGTGAACTCGCTGGCCACCGACGCGGCCACCAACAAGAGCCACGCCATCACGCTCCGCGACGACGGGGACACGGTGTGGCTGTGGCCGTCGTGCGGGAGACGCGCTTGGGTCAGGGTGACCAAAACGGTGTCCGAAGAGGCCCCCCTCGCCGTGTACGTCGTCGACGCCGTGCTGCTGCCGAGCCACCTGCGACAGAAgctggacggcggcgacgggccgGCTGCTGCGTGCGAGCCGTCCGGCGGCTATCTCGGCTGGCTGCACTCCTGCATCCCGGCCTGGGCAATGATACCCATCGCCGTGGTGAGCATCGTGGGCTTCCATCTCGCGTTTCTTCTTCAGGATGCACTGAACAGGAAGAACAAGAAGGCCAACTTATCTGCTTAA
- the LOC123049000 gene encoding fasciclin-like arabinogalactan protein 2, whose translation MGPQLLLVLLLVVSGGVAAAGADEAGLPRLEFRGVVYSGLRNASVAPEELAFLDVISADGACGRFARLVAETGNAGEVFRGRVAGGGGLTVFCPEDKALAEFEPAFRSLAADDRLAVLLYHATAACYGRKHFQAFDWVAVSTLAVDAATNKGIAITLRDDGDTVEMWPSPPSWEGAARVTKTASEEPPLAVYVVDAVLLPSHVRRLLDGGDEVAGLGWLDYRMPLWVTLLLVAVANLGNMADTLIRFLVTLN comes from the coding sequence ATGGGCCCTCAGCTTCTGCTCGTTCTTCTGCTCGTCGTATCTGGAGGCGTTGCCGCTGCCGGCGCCGACGAGGCCGGGCTGCCCCGACTCGAGTTCCGAGGCGTCGTCTACTCTGGCCTTCGGAACGCGTCCGTCGCGCCGGAGGAGCTGGCGTTCCTGGACGTCATCTCCGCGGACGGCGCCTGCGGGCGCTTCGCCCGCCTCGTCGCCGAGACGGGGAACGCGGGCGAGGTCTTCCGGGGGCgcgtcgcgggcggcggcggtctcACGGTGTTCTGCCCCGAGGACAAGGCCCTCGCCGAGTTCGAGCCGGCGTTCCGGAGCCTCGCCGCCGACGACCGGCTCGCCGTGCTGCTGTACCACGCCACGGCGGCATGCTACGGCAGGAAGCATTTCCAGGCGTTCGACTGGGTGGCGGTGAGCACGCTGGCGGTCGACGCGGCCACCAACAAGGGCATCGCCATCACCCTCCGCGACGACGGGGACACGGTGGAGATGTGGCCGTCGCCGCCGTCATGGGAGGGCGCTGCCAGGGTGACCAAGACGGCGTCCGAGGAGCCCCCGCTTGCCGTGTACGTCGTCGACGCCGTGCTGCTGCCGAGCCATGTGCGACGACTGCTGGATGGGGGCGACGAGGTGGCTGGTCTCGGCTGGTTGGACTACCGCATGCCGCTCTGGGTGACCCTGCTACTCGTGGCCGTGGCGAACCTGGGGAACATGGCGGACACCTTGATCAGATTTCTTGTCACCCTCAACTGA